TTGCTCCCGGCAATTTTTAACCAGCCCTCTTTCTACTTATCCGGAGTACGCCATGTCAGCCGATCTCGCCCATATCCGCCAAGTCATGGCCGAAGCCGATTGCCTGTTCACCGAGGCCCAGGTCGAGGCCGCCATCGAGCAGGTCGGCGCGACCATCAGCGCCGAGCTGGCCGAGAGCAATCCGGTGGTGTTCTGCGTGATGAACGGCGGTCTGATCTTCGCTGGCAAGCTGCTGCCCAAGCTGAACTTCCCGCTGGAACTGTCCTACCTGCACGCCACCCGCTACCGCAGCGAGACCACCGGCGGCGAGCTGTTCTGGAAGGCCAAGCCGGAAATCTCCTTCATCGACCGCGAAGTGCTGATCATCGACGACATCCTCGACGAGGGGCACACCCTGGCGGCCATCATCGAGTTCTGCAAGCACGCCGGCGCCCGCGCCGTGCACACCGCCGTGCTGATCGACAAGGATCACGACCGCAAGGCCCGCCCGGACCTCAAGGCCGACTACGTGGGCCTGTCCTGCGAGGATCGCTTCATCTTCGGCTATGGCATGGACTACAAGGGCTACTGGCGCAATGCCGCCGGCATCTACGCGGTGAAAGGCCTGTAAGTGCGTGCACCGGCCTTTCTCGACCGTACCCTGTTCGCCGAGCTGGCGGGCCAGGCCGGCCAGAGCCCGCGCCGGCGCGCCCACCACAACCTGCACGCGATGAGCGAGCCCTGCCATCGCCTGGCGGTGGGGCTGCAGCCGGACACCTATATCCCGCCCCATCGCCACCTGAGTGCCGACAAGGCCGAGACCCTGCTGGTGCTGCAGGGGCGCCTGGGCCTGCTGCTGTTCGGCGAGCAGGGCGAGCTGCAGCAGACCCGCCTGCTCGAAGCCGGCGGCGAATGCGTCGGGGTCGACCTGGCGCCCGGCCAGTTCCATGCCCTGGTGGTGCTGGAGGCGGATAGCATCCTCTTCGAATGCAAGGCTGGGCCCTACCGCCCGCTGGTCGAGGCCGAACAGGCGGCCTGGGCGCCGCGCGAGGGCGAGCCCGGCGTGGCCGAGTACCTGGCCTGGATGCGCGCACAGTTCTGAACGCCTGCTCTGAGACTGCTGCGCGCTGAAGCCGCAGGTAGCCCGGATGCAATCCGGGAAAGCAGGCGACTCCGCCCCCCGGAGTGCATCCGGGCTACGGGCTGGCCTCCAGCCAGTCCAGCGCCTTGGCCCGCGCCTGCGCCAGGTCACGGGCGAAGGCCAGCACTCCGGGCTCGCGGCGGATGCCGGCGCGACGCAGCTTCAGGCGCAGGTTGGCCGAGGCGCCGCTGAGCACCAGGCCGACCCCCTGCTGGCGGTAGTCGCGCAGCACATTCTCCAGCGCCGCCAGGGCGGTCATGTCCAGCAGCGGCACGGCGCTCATCTCCACCACCACCACCTTCACCCCGGGGTTGAAGCGGCGCAGCACGCTCAGCGCCTTCTCCGCCGCGCCGAAGAACAGCGGGCCGCGGATGCTGTAGGCCAGCACCCCGTCCGGCAGCTCGCCGAGCAGCGCCAGCTGCTGGCGCGGCAGCGGCTGGGCATCGGTCAGCTCGCTCATGCGCTTGATGAACAGGCCGGCGGCCAGCAGCAGGCCGACGCCGACGGCCAGCACCATGTCGAACAGCACGGTCAGCGCCAGGCAGGTCAGCAGCACCAGCACGTCGCTGCGCGGGGCGATGCGCAGGGTGTGCAGCACGTGGTGCGGCTCGCTCATGTTCCACGCCACCACCAGCAGCAGGGCGGCCAGCGAGGCCATCGGCAGGTAGCTGAACAGCGGCGCGAGCAGCAGCATGGCTAGCAGCACCACGCCGGCATGCACGATGGCCGCCAGTGGCGAATAGGCGCCGGCCCGCACGTTGGCCGCCGAGCGGGCGATGGCGGCGGTGGCGGTGATGCCGCCGAACAGCGGGGCGACCAGGTTGCC
This DNA window, taken from Pseudomonas alcaligenes, encodes the following:
- a CDS encoding hypoxanthine-guanine phosphoribosyltransferase; this translates as MSADLAHIRQVMAEADCLFTEAQVEAAIEQVGATISAELAESNPVVFCVMNGGLIFAGKLLPKLNFPLELSYLHATRYRSETTGGELFWKAKPEISFIDREVLIIDDILDEGHTLAAIIEFCKHAGARAVHTAVLIDKDHDRKARPDLKADYVGLSCEDRFIFGYGMDYKGYWRNAAGIYAVKGL
- a CDS encoding WbuC family cupin fold metalloprotein, translating into MRAPAFLDRTLFAELAGQAGQSPRRRAHHNLHAMSEPCHRLAVGLQPDTYIPPHRHLSADKAETLLVLQGRLGLLLFGEQGELQQTRLLEAGGECVGVDLAPGQFHALVVLEADSILFECKAGPYRPLVEAEQAAWAPREGEPGVAEYLAWMRAQF